The Helianthus annuus cultivar XRQ/B chromosome 11, HanXRQr2.0-SUNRISE, whole genome shotgun sequence region GAAAccgttaatttgttaattattaaaaaaaggttaaatttctttaattaattattaaaaagTTAATTTTTTAGTTGTAATATATGACAAACCCATTGCATTGTATTGCAATTAATAAAATATTCCAATAAATATATCCATTGCTCATTGTGTTATATTAATATTTGTGTGTAAATgttataaatatgtatattaacTTTTGGGAACTACACaaaccatggttgtaaaagtcctgCATAGGCTGTGAGTACTTCCCGAGTAGTCATTACAATCTAGTCTGttcgcctaggccgagtactctgaAATCCGAGTAGGGGTGCCTAGTGACTTTTGTGACCATGACACAAACTTATGTAATGATTTGTAACTAATTaaacttttaattaattaataatttggaatcattaattaattttattattattattattattattgataaaGATAAGTGATATTCATGTATTAATTCATTGttaaaaaggttagaaaaatataaatatttttttaggtTAAAGGAGAGTATATTATATGTCATTAATTGGAATTAGGTTATATTTAGATAGTAGGTTATACACCCGCGTGTTACACAGTTTGAATAAAGACAATATCTTACTTAAACTCATGTAATACACGAGACTATAACCTAGGGACTTAGATCATAATAATAAttcataattataataatataataattacgaTAATAACAAtaggagttaattactgttttcgtccctatggtttgtcaaaaatcactatttcagtccattagtttaaaaattgcgatttcagtccctgtggtttcactttcgtaaccattttcaatccatttattctgttagtacagggattgaaatggttacgaggtgggctgaaatggttatgaaagtgaaaccacagggactgaaatcgcaatttttaaactattgaactgaaatagtgatttttgacaaaccacagggatgaaaacagtaattaactctaacaATAGCAATATCAATTTTTCTCATATATCCGgtttgtatatttttgccattttcatatAGCCCATTAACTTTATCAATTTTTCTCATACTATCTAAAAAAAAAGTTACCCAtagcattatagcctagtggtatcttggtggtgggataaggcttatggttcaattcccacaaaggggggtttttccagatttattgggttttctcctaaattggtgtataggcattattgcctagtggagatggatatgatcgggtgattctgctggtggcacgatgatactctagtggtccgtcagtgatccaaaacttgttgttcaaaaaaaaagaaactttATCAAAAAAGTTAGTTAAATGAGGTGCATTTATGTCTTCTTACTTATTTAACTAATTGTTTTTTTAATCTAAATAAAATCTACAGTCTTAATTTATATCACCGGTCAATTGTGAACTTAAGTAGCTATCTAAATATCTTCAACAATAATGAGATTTAACTTAATCATCGTTGAtattaaattacaaaaaaaaaaataaatttaaatataATGTGAATTATACAAAATATAGTTTAAATTTTAAACTATATACCATATTCGTTTTTATAGGTTTATCGACATGGCGGTATAAAATTTGCCGAATACAGAGTTATATTCGCAataaagtatatatattttttgtttcaACCACATGtgttatattaataataaaagtaagatATTAATCtaaaatatttttaataaaaaataataatattgctAAATTAAAAGATACCTATGTGTAGTTATTTGCAAACAAATTATTAGGTTAGATTAGACAATCTAGTTCTATAAGTATATAACCTAATTTGGTTTGATGCGGAgtgattaaaaaataaaaactttatgTCATATACgaaaatagaaataaataaaatactacAACAAGAAAAGATAAATATTTTATGTATTACTTATTTAGGTaaagggtactgtacaaattcccttatcgtttacgtacgctacaatctcagccgtccgatcatcttcccgcaatgaaaatcgcatgttttttttttgtaataatttcgcatgtaataattttgatgaaatagcaagtgtttttttgtaacaatttcgcatgtgttaattcaatttcgtttgtgataattttgatgaaatagaaggttgttttttgtaacaatttcgcatgtgataattcaatttcgcatgtgataattctgatgaaatagcaggttgttttttgtaacaatttcgcatgtggtaattcaatttcgcatgtgataattttgatgaaatagcatgttgttttttgtaacaatttcgcatgtgtaatttttgatgaaattgcatgttaaaaaaccaacatgcgaaattgttacaaaaaaaaagaacatgcgaattcaatgcgggaagatgatcggacggctgagattgtagcgtacgtaatgtacgataaacgcatttgtacgttaaccagcCCCTACTTATTTATTTGTAGTTATGTATAGATTAATAAATTGGATATATTAATATGATATAAAAACGACTAGGTTAGAATCTCGTGTGTTGCacggattaaataaatgtaattctgtatatgttaaataataaaaaaaatatatgtttaaaacctcgtttattacatggaTTAAATAAATATTGATATATATGAATATGTTTGTTTGCAGTGGCTGGTGTTGTTTCGACAGAATCAGCAGCCCAAAACCAAGTGGCTTTCGGAGCGAGCATGTATGCCGGGTCAACCCTCATCAATCTCACACTTATATGGGGATTTCAGATTATATTAAAAAGAGATATGCTTCGTAGAAAGGGATCATTACCAGAACATTCTGATCATCAACAAAATCAGGATCTTTCATCAACAAAAAGTTATTTGTCTCTAATTAAACACAAACTTTCATTTCTCGATGGTTAGAATATTATCCATCAtccttgttttataaaattttacaAATGATAAGTTAATTACTTTATCAACGTCAGCTTTTTTGACATTCATATGTTTTGTAGATATGGGTGTTAATATCCAGAAGGAGACCACAAAAGTGGCTAAAATCATGCTTCGATCATTGATTCCATTCGCTACTGTGGAACTAGTAACTTTAGTCTGCAGTCCTATCATGATTTTATTCGCACTTGTAGTCTCAGGCGCCTCACTCATTTCGTACTTTGCTTATCAGGTACCTATACGTTAGAACAACTGAGGGTTTTTTATATACTTTTGGTGGCTTTTTAATTGTTTAAAATACTAGAAATATACAaatgttgaaaaaaaaagttaaggCCGAAGAGGCTTATGGAAAGGTCTCAAGTGTATGAAACGGCTCTAAGCCTTTACAACCATATTAGATATATGGCGCAAGCTGGTTGGTCATTGCTGAGAGGGTTTTCAAAGAGGCTTCAGTAGCATTGGTTTCGGTGAGAGGCTCATGATGGGGTTTCAAATGTCTATTTTGGAAAAGTTGATCAATGAAAGGCTATTTTCGTTATTTCTCCTTTTTTAAAAATAGGTCAAATGAGGTGGCAAAAGGTAAAAAATTCTTAGAACAACCACATAAATACTTGGTGTTACTATGACACTATAGTCAAATCTCATTGTTCATGAGAATGAAAGGCACTAAGTCTTGATGGATGCCTAATCTCTAGCTCTAAAAGTACTTTTTGCATGTAGATCGGGGATCCATGGATTGCGAACAGGAGTTTGGCATACTTGCAGCAAGAGGAACTGGAAGAAAGGTTCCTCTTTCATATCAAGAGCCTTGTAAATGAAGATATAATAAAGGAGGATGGAAACCCTAACTTCAAAGAACTTAAAAGGTGTTATattatatttatgtatatatcCTACACTTAAATGATCAGCAAAGAATATTAATCAACTTGATATATATAATTGTGCAGAATTTTTGAAAGCGTTGACGGCAATGATGATAACTTCATATCACAGACAGAACTTGAAGATTTGATTCGAAATGTATTCGAACTGCAAAAAGATGGCATACCCATGGAGTATGCCAAGGCAACGATTATGAGCAACTTTGATGATGATAATAGTGGGAATATCAGCTGGGAAGAGTTCGAAAAAGGATGTAAAAAGTGGATGGAAAAATGTAAGAATGTCACAAATAGTTCAAATTCGGCTTCTGGGAATCTCTGGAAAGAGGCAAGTCCAATCTTTTCATATATtaacatgtgtttgtcccgtttgcgtttgatacctttggtggtctcgctcctgacgTTGTACGACtcttgaatcgggttcaaaaagtcgttaatagtaattcttcgtcgctaaaggtttcaaactttgtatttagtagaattggtttttctattcaaaagggggtggcggcgcaacttgttgcccgactacctgccattgctttgtaattgccctttttcgtgtggaatgaaaTAAGTTATATATTAACTAACCATAATCCACACCAGAGAGGATAGGATTGTAAGATGATAAAATGTCAATATCTATCTTAATATTCACATATTAATATAATAAACTAAAGGGGCCTGTATACACACTGACATTCTAATCCCACACCAGCTATTTGAGATTACACAAACGGTCGTTTGAAAGTTAGGGCTTACATCATAGCCTCTACTTTTAGATGGTCGTTTGAAGGTAAGGGCTTGCGTGATGTATAGCTGCTACCTTTAAGTGGCTATTTGAGTTTGGGGTGGTGTAGGATGTGTAGGTccctaaattaaataataataaccaTGATAAATAATATACTTAGCTAACACAAGTAAGGCTGAATCAATGGTAGCTTTGTCATCTTCAAGTCGATCCAAACTAACCCTGTTTCATTTACAGACCGAGAAAAAGTTGATAGCAAACAAGAAAAGTGAACTAGCACAAATGGACAAACTCATGCCAAACATGTTGAAACAACTAGACCGTGAAGAAGATGGACTTGTGACACCAGACAGAAAAGCCGACAAACAAAAGATAAAACGGTAACATTCTTTTGATTCTTCATTCGCTTTTGCTAAAAGTTTGATCATGTAATgattgtgtgtatgtatatataggtTATTTTCTAAGTACGATAAGGATGGTGATGGTAAATTACAACGGGACGAGTTAAAAAAGTTCATTAAGAAATTTCATTTTGGAATATCATTGGATCGAAATAAAATCATGGATAACCTAATCGCAGAGTTCAGTACCGATGGTACCATCGACATACATGAATTTGTAGAGGGTTTCGCTAGATGGATTGAGAAATTCATTGAACCTGATACTAGTATCAAGGATCCATTGCATAAATTAAAGACTGAGAAGGTAAGTTACTCCATAATCTAAATAGCAAAATTTGTGTAAGGCCTAAAATCCTCTCGTTACCAGGTTCATAAAATCCGTACCTACTAGGTTCATAAAATCCTCACAAAAAAGTTGCTACTAGGTTCAGGAAATTATCACATAAACCGTAGGGTCGTCTTTGAGAGTTTGGGTCGGGGGAGGAGCGGCTGGGAAAGTAAAATATGAGCCCCTAATGTATAATAGcctttatgtttttttaattcaAAATGGTCTAAAATTTCAAAACATTATTTGGTTTATTTGACTTAAACGAGAATATATTGAATTTATTTGTTTATATGAGCCTAAACTTAATATTGGATACTTAATAAGGTTAAAAACATATGCTTAACTTTTAAATTCAATTATATGCTTTGggctttaatttttttttagatgttatgtataaaatattaaaacaacTAAAAGAAATTGGCCCCATATGAGAGTGGGCCTTGGATGGTCGCCCATATTGGCCCTCCCATGGCTGGCCCTGTAAACTATAGCATAGGTTCTAGAACCTATCGCAAAACTGTCACAAATAGTGGTTGTGTTACCGTCACAAGATCATATTTTGAAGCTAGAACGCCATAACCCTATGATCAATTGCAAAAACACCTCTACTAGGTTAAAAAAACATCAATATGTTGGATGGTCGCCCATATTGGCCCTCCCATGGCTGGCCCTGTAAATTGTAGCATAGGTTCTAGAACCTATTGCAAAACTGTCACAAATAGTGGTTGTGTTACCGTCACAAGATCATATTTTGAAGCTAGAACGCCATAACCCTATGATCAATTGCAAAAACACCTCTACTAGGTTAAAAAAACATCAATATGAGATTCTGGAAACCGTCATATTAGGTTTTAGAAATTGTCGAAATGGTCATTGCAAAACAATCACAAATATAATACCGTTACTTTTTGTCTCTAAAACCCTCAAAAACTCAAATTATGGCAAAAATCTATCACAAATAATAATCGTGAAGAGCTTTTCTTATCTTGATGAAAACCGTCTGAACATCATGTTTGCGACAGATTCAGCCGCTGCAAAATGATGAAATTGTGTAGTTGTGTCGCTAGTTTCTATTAGGGAAAAAATCGGAAATCACCAAACTGACCGGCAAAGATACTAAACCCAGCCATTGACTGTTTTTTTCCTAAACATAGCACTATTAACTTCAGTTTATAACTTTTTTAAAATATTCTGTAATCAAAACTCTTTCAGCGTCTTCTAAATCTTTTCAAATTTGTGTTTTTTGAAAATTTATTGTCACAAAGTTTCAGTTTTAATTTATTGCTACAACTTAGAAAAGGTAATTCTAAATAACTTAAAAAAAGATTTTGCttttataaagtataaataaccagcagaaataatttttttattatttctattttttaGCTTTTTATTAATTTACCTTTACTATTTTCTTATTAAaaagtttaaaactttttctaaacttatggCACAAGTTTATGGGGATCTTACACTAATGTGACGCAAGGGGCACATATTTACCATATTTCTGTGTTGaagttgtgttgtgttgtgttgtatATGTTAACATGTTACAGATGAACATTTTCGTAAAGTGAAAGGCCAATGCTATATTGTTAGTTTTTCGTGATGTTCCCTTTCTATTATCTTCTTGTATTGCATACTGATTCATCTTTCTACAACTTAATCTACAGAATAGTTGGGAACTCGAGGAGTCACCGAAGAATACGTTGAAACCTCAAGCCGCCATCGTGTATGTTACATTCGGTATTGGTGTTATGTATTTAATTTCAGGGGCCTTCATGCAAAGTGTCTTACAGTTCTCAAATGCTGCTCACATACCTCTTCATTTCACTTCATTTGTTGTGTTCCCAATCGCCatgaatgctagaatgataatCAAAGCTCTCCTCAGCACCGGTTCACGTGTTGGAAAGAACGCGTCCTTGACATTCTTCGAGGTTTCTCCACTTTCACATAATGATCTAACTCATTTTTtcgctcatcagatcgatcaatATGATATATGTGGATTAAACTGAGATTGtaaatttgtttattatgtgCAGATTTATAATGGATTGGTGATGGCTAACCTTTTGGGCTTGTTAACATTGTTGATTACTGTGTGTATGAAGAGACTATCTTGGACCTATTCGAATGAGGTGTTAATCATCATGATACCTTGCACTATTGTTGGCTTATTTGCTCTAAAGCGTGACACTTACCCTCTTTGGGCCTCCATCTTAGCAATGCTTCTATACCCCATCTCCATATGTCTGtattatgttatgtattcttgaAAATGCTTGTTTGTAAAAGTTAATGCATGCATGCATGCCCATTTGAACTAAATTGAATAAAATGTTGTATTATTTTCAGTAAATTTGCACAAAACTTATATCATCATAAACTAATCAAATGTAAGAGTGTTCAAAAAATCTTATGGCGCGCTTGTAAAAAAGCTCTGCTCAAAATCGGCTTTGTAAAAGAGCCGGACCCGAGCTAGGCGTGGATCGGCTCATGAGCTCATGAGCCAACtcaaattttatatatatatatatatatatatatatatatatatatatatatatatatatatatatatatatatatatatatatatatatatatatatatatatatatatacacgggatcaggagaaaacgctcaaaagtgtgagaacggtgagaacgtgAAGGGTATGGTCCTAAAAAACCACGTAGACCTTTGTCCAGGTCACGCGCAGGACCATACTCCTCATTCAATAAGATGTTCAATCCAAACCTCGCGCAGGTTACCTCAGTAAGGACTGACCTCGCGCGAGGTCTAAACATGAAAAAGCATTGATTTCGACACTTAGCATTCTGAATAAGAGCCTCCAATCACCTGTATCATGCGCGGGCTACTCTCGTGTTCAGCAAGGGCCGCGCATAGATATGGCGCAGGGCTACTTCAGAAGGCTctcaaggtacaagtggcagagaaAAGAGGCCAATCCGCGTCCTTCAGGctctgctcaatcgtgctccacgatcgttTGACGTGCAGGAGACAGAAAGTACTAAAGGACGtttacgtggcaccaatcacagggcagagacacctgccccacgatctccactaaCCTGTTGATGGCAGAgagacaacaaggccgacaacagtgacacgtggctccaatcacggtgcgccagcactggagaacttctagaagccattACCGGTCGACACCAACGAGACAAGGAGCATATCCGCtatgttgtcgccttccggcccaaggcccatcagcccacatcctcttacacctctccggatataaataggacccttcattcACAGGTTAaagcattccattccctctactctcactctttactcactttaatctcctcaaggcagatacttattctcacgctggagcctggttaagagggaaacccccacattcccctcttaacgagctaacagtgttctgttttgcaggattaaccGGTCATTAAGGAGCTCAGAAAACGATAAGAAGATTAACctttatggtagaaacataaaccaaactaatccACCCAtaaattagttccgtgtttcttcattggcgcccaccggtttttTGCAAATCACTCATCTTCTTTTTCTGAGTTGTCTTTAAGTTGTTTTTTCCTTCGATCATGGCTTGTCAAGGAATCGTTTCTGATTTTGGCTTTGGAACAAACTCTAATGCAGTGCTTGGGGAGGACAATCAAAACGTCCAAGTCCAGCATGTAGAAGAAATCGATGAAATCGAAGTAACCAACACTAGGGGACCCTGTGCGAGCATCACTCAAATCACCCAGACGGTAACCCCAGGAAACAATGGTGCTGGACCTTCAAATCCAGCTCCACCTCATAACATTTCGGCGCTGTTAGGGCTACCTGAAGGCGAAACTCCAGCCTCTTGGTAAGCCAAGCAAATCGCTACCATCAACGCTGCGTATCAATCATTGAGCGCACAGCAAGCAGTGTTACAAGCAGAACCCTCATTGGTCACACCTTTGGGTCAAAGTCAGGGGGCACGTCCGATAGCCCCGCAACAGAATCTTCAAGGAAGAAATAACAGGCCTCCCCCCGCGTGAAGGCCAATTGTGCATGACACGCGCGACACGCGGGGAGAGACAGAAAGTTATTATGGTTATCCGTAAAACATGCAGAGAGGTCCAGTTCAGAGCCGGCTCGGGGCGCGCAACCTGAATAATGAATGGGAAGATACGTACCCAAACGACCCAACGTGGCAAGATGATGAAGGATCTTCGGTTTTCAACCGCTTACAGAGAAACCATGAATATTACAAACCAAGGCAGCACGTTAGTTACACCGAAGAGGCAGAGCGAGATTTCCGCCTCGCCTACCGACCAGCCAAAGCTGCAGAACACTCAAAGTTCATCCCAAAGATTGCTCTGGCGCCACTATCAAAGGAAAAATTGCCTCGCACAGTTGGAAAGTTTAATGGGTTGACTGATCCCGATGATCACGTCAGAGTATTCACAAGTGTTGGTTGCATGGGAGGATGCAATATGCCTATGTGGTGCCATCTGTTTATCCAAACTTTCACCGGGGCTTCTCGCGCTTGGTTTGATAGCCTCCCTCCGGGAAAGATCAAGTCTTGGGTTGATTTCAGGACACAGTTTGTAAACCACTTCAGTCAGCAAAGACGTTACCAACGCGACACAGCCGAAGTAACAGATATTTGGCGAAGAGAGAACGAAGGTCTAGAAGATTTCATCACTCGCTTTAACAAGGAGTGTTTAGAAATTGACTTTATTTGTTTATATGAGCCTAAACTTAATAGGATACTTAATAAGGTTAAAAACATATGCTTAACTTTTAAATTCAATTATATGCTTTGGGCTTTAATTTTTTTAGATGTTATgtataaaatattaaaacaacTAAAAGAAATTGGCCCCATATGAGAGTGGGCCTTGGACGGTCGCCCATATTGGCCCTCCCATGGCTGGCCCTGTAAACTGTAGCATAGGTTCTAGAACCTATCGCAAAACTGTCACAAATAGTGGTTGTGTTACTGTCACAAGATCATATTTTGAAGCTAGAACACCATAAACCTATAATCAATTGCAAAAACACCTCTACTAGGTTAAAAAACATCAATATGAGATTCTGGAAACCGTCATATTAGGTTTTAGAAATTGTCGAAATGGTCATTGCAAAACAATCACAAATATAATACCGATACTTTTTGTCTCTAAAACCCTCAAAAACTCAAATTATGGCAAAAATCTATCACAAATAATAATCGTGAAGAGCTTTTCTTATCTTGACGAAAACCGTCAGAACAGCATGTTTGCGACAGATTCAGCCGCTGCAAAATGATGAAATTGTGTAGTTGTGTCGCTAGTTTCTATTAGGGAAAAAATCGAAAATCACCAAACTGACCGGCAAAGATACTAAACCCAGCCATTGACTGTTTTTTTCCTAAACATAGCACTATTAACTTCAGTTTATAACTTTTTTAAAATATCCTGTAATCAAAACTCTTCAGCGTTTTCTAAATCTTTTCAAATTTGTGTTTTTTGAAAATTTATCAAAGTTTCAGTTTTCATTTATTgctaaaacttaaaaaaaagtaATTCTAAATAACTTAAAAAAGGTTTTGAttttataaagtataaataaccagcagaaataatttttttattatttctattttttagctttttattaatttacctttactatttttttattaaaaagtttaaaactttttcttaaCTTATGGTACAAGTTTATGGGGATCTTACACTAATGTGACGCAAGGGGCACATATTTACCATATTTCTGTGTTGAAGTTGTGCTGTGTTGTATATGTTAACATGTTACAAATGAACATTTTCGTAACGTGAAAAGCCAATGCTATATTGTTAGTTTTTCGTGATGTTCCCTTTCTATTATCTTCTTGTATTGCATACTGATTCATCTTTCTACAACTTAATCTACAGAATAGTTGGGAACTCGAGGAGTCACCGAAGAATACGTTGAAACCTCAAGCCGCCATCGTGTATGTTACATTCGGTATCGGTGTTATGTATTTAATTCCAGGGGCATTCATGCAAAGTGTCTTACAGTTCTCAAATGTTGCTCACATACCTCTTCATTTCACTTCATTTGTTGTGTTCCCAATCGCCatgaatgctagaatgataatCAAAGCTCTCCTCAGCACCGGTTTACGCGTTGGAAAGAACGCGTCCTTGACATTCTTCGAGGTTTCTCCACTTTCACATAATGATCTAACTCATTTTTtcgctcatcagatcgatcaatATGATATATGTGGATTAAACTGAGATTGtaaatttgtttattatgtgCAGATTTATAATGGATTGGTGATGGCTAACCTTTTGGGCTTGTTAACATTGTTGATTACTGTGTGTATGAAGAGACTATCTTGGACCTATTCGAATGAGGTGTTAATCATCATGATACCTTGCACTATTGTTGGCTTATTTGCTCTAAAGCGTGACACTTACCCTCTTTGGGCCTCCATCTTAGCAATGCTTCTATACCCCATCTCCATATGTCTGtattatgttatgtattcttgaAAATGCTTGTTTGTAAAAGTTAATGCATGCATGCCCATTTGAACTAAATTGAATAAAATGTTGTATTATTTTCAGTAAATTTGCACAAAACTTATATCATCATAAACTAATCAAATGTAAGAGTGTTCAAAAAATCTTATGGCGCGCTTGTAAAAAAGCTCTGCTCAAAATCGGCTTTGTAAAAGAGCCGGACCCGAGCTAGGCGTGGATCGGCTCATGAGCTCATGAGCCAACtcaaattttatatatatatatatatatatatatatatatatatatatatatatatatatatatatatatatatatatatatatatatatacacgggatcaggagaaaacgctcaaaagtgtgagaacggtgagaacgtgAAGGGTATGGTCCTAAAAAACCACGTAGACCTTTGTCCAGGTCACGCGCAGGACCATACTCCTCATTCAATAAGATGTTCAATCCAAACCTCGCGCAGGTTACCTCAGTAAGGACTGACCTCGCGCGAGGTCTAAACATGAAAAAGCATTGATTTCGACACTTAGCATTCTGAATAAGAGCCTCCAATCACCTGTATCATGCGCGGGCTACTCTCGTGTTCAGCAAGGGCCGCGCATAGATATGGCGCAGGGCTACTTCAGAAGGCTctcaaggtacaagtggcagagaaAAGAGGCCAATCCGCGTCCTTCAGGctctgctcaatcgtgctccacgatcgttTGACGTGCAGGAGACAGAAAGTACTAAAGGACGtttacgtggcaccaatcacagggcagagacacc contains the following coding sequences:
- the LOC110891047 gene encoding sodium/calcium exchanger NCL2, with protein sequence MDKLMPNMLKQLDREEDGLVTPDRKADKQKIKRLFSKYDKDGDGKLQRDELKKFIKKFHFGISLDRNKIMDNLIAEFSTDGTIDIHEFVEGFARWIEKFIEPDTSIKDPLHKLKTEKNSWELEESPKNTLKPQAAIVYVTFGIGVMYLISGAFMQSVLQFSNAAHIPLHFTSFVVFPIAMNARMIIKALLSTGSRVGKNASLTFFEIYNGLVMANLLGLLTLLITVCMKRLSWTYSNEVLIIMIPCTIVGLFALKRDTYPLWASILAMLLYPISICLYYVMYS